A stretch of DNA from Takifugu flavidus isolate HTHZ2018 chromosome 13, ASM371156v2, whole genome shotgun sequence:
gatcacacctgggggggggggtattccacctgagggggggggggaatcacacctgggggggggggtatttcaATGAAATACATCTGCAACAGGAATATTAGATTAGTAAACAGGGTTTTTGCCcctgaggtggtggtggtaattacacctgggggaggggggggggtattacacctgggggagggggggggtgtattacacctgggggaggggggggtggtatACACCTGGGGGGGGTATTACATTAATTCAGGATAAACCTGCTCTGTCCTGGATCAGCAGATAAACCTTCGTATTCGTCTCCACAGATTCGTGGGCCAGGTGATGTaaagggggaggagcctgtgAGCTGTTACACCTTTTATTGTTGCTCCTCCTCATGGACCCACAACAGACCCACAACAGACCCACAACAGACCCACCTGGAACCCTGCGGAGCGGCGGATGACCACGCCTGGAGTGGCCCCACCTGAAGCAGCCTTGAGCACTGGCAGCCACCCGGGTCCCATTTCCTGCTCTTCAACCACACCTGATGGCTGTTTGACTCCGCCCACAGGCTGCCAGGGGCGGTTGCGTCAGCCCACCTGGCGGACATAGTCCCCCACCTGGGCACCACCCCAGTTCCCACAGAGGTTCCCACCATTTAAGGGCCAGTCGGCAGCACGTTGCCATTTTGGTTTAATGATTTAATTGCATGAACGACACACatgaagtcacttcctgtctctcaaCGTGCCTTCTTGCCCCCAGGTGGGGCGCTCGGCACCAGTGGTGATGGAGCTTCAGCTGCTGCCTCGGTATCAGGCTGAagacgctgcagctcagctcgTTGGCACAAACCTGCTCCAGGGAACTTCAGAACACTGAGTGGGTGAACGTGCACGTGATGCTATCCTGGTAGCGTGTTGCTAGCTGCCCTGAGCAGCGCAGCGTTGGACAGGAACCTCCAGGGGCGGAGGGATTCTCAACCTGGACCTGCTTCCAAGCCCGGTCCAAGCTCACGAAGTgtgcaatgcattctgggatcTTCTGTGTGTTCCAGAAGATCGTCcaacaataaaatacatttggaTGTCACGATTTGTGGGTTTTCTGTCGCCAGGAGATGGAGACTAAAGTGAACTTTGGgtcgttgccatggagatgtcTCCTGGGCGTAGAGCTGTAGGAAGGAGCGAAGCAGCACCGGTCAGCAGGTCTCTGGGTCACCATGGACCATCAGGGCTTGGTTGAGGCTCCTCTTTAGCCGCGGCAGCTAATGCAAACATCTGCTACAAGTTATTTCTCATTTTTGTAAAAGCTTCAAAAAGCACAAAGGACTTGGTCCCAAATCAAAAGACACATTAcagaacacccccccacccagaggACCCCAAACCCAAACACCACGGAGCGCCGCGGCGCCCTCAGACCCTGAGCCGGAACGTTCCCTGGCGAAGCTGAAGGTGGAACAGTCGACAGTTGGCGAAGCGGAGGGCGGCGCAGGCGGGCTTGGACAGGTCGGAGGCCAGCATGGGCATGGTCCGGTGCCAGCGCCCCGTGCTGCGCCGGAACTCCCGGATGTAGTCGAAGTGGGTCCCTGCAAACGCACACGGTCACATTCatgcagcggggggggggggggggcgtgcccactcacctgtgtccaggTCTCCCACCACGTAGATGTCCCCTCTGATGGGCAGAGCGCCGTagatgaaggaggagctggtctGGATACAAAGGTTCTGGTCGTCGAGGACCATCCACCTGCACCCAGCGTTCAACATCACCTCAGAATCAATAAACACGGGCAGGTGAGCGGCGCCGCTGGGGCCAAGAGGGtcaccaacctcctcatctcctcGTGGTAGAACTCAGACTTGCAGGTCATCATCTGGCGGTGCTCGGGGTTTTGGGTCTCCTGGCTACGGACGCCGCCAAACACGTAGAGTTCCTGTCCAATGCCACACGCCACAGAACCGAAcctggagaggacaggaagtggtgagcAAGACCAGAAGAACTGGACCAGAACACTGTGCGGACAGAGAGGCCCCTTTCATGCCAGAGGCCTTTGGTCCACTTTAAATGGACCAGTGTGTTTCATCAGATAGTTGCACCTGCATCACCCAGGTGGATCTGATACTCTGAAGTGGACCAAACCCGCCCAGTCTCTGGGCCAGCTGGGAATCCGGATCTCGGTTCACTTGGACATGAACCTTGGTGAGAACAAGGTGTCCACAgaaccagacaggaagtgatggaccGATAAACAATGGTTAAAACCCAAGGATGCAGACTGGCAGAGGTGTCCAGTCGGGTCGTGTCGGGGGGCCGATGTGGAGACGAATGTCCCGGAGGGTGGGTCCACGTCCAGAGGTGAACCGACCATTCTCTGCCAATGGACGCGAGTCTGGCGGACGGTCCTGGTGTGTCCAGGCGGCAGACGCGAGGCCTTCAGCACCACCCGAGCTGCgttctgtttcctgtcctcGACGCAGACCTCCGTTAAAGCTTTAAGGTGAGCGGCGAGGAGCTTTGAGGAGAACTAGAGTTCTCTGAACGGGTTCCTAGGGGACAACGTTCTTACCTTCTCTCTTTCAGAGGACACAGGCCTGTCCACTGCTGCGTCTTAGGGTCAAAACACTCCACCGAGTCAAAGAGCTTCCCGTAGGAGCCGCCGCTGATGGCGTAGATCTTTTTGTTCATGGAGGCGTAGCAGCCAACCTTAAAGACAAGAGGTCACAGTCACAAGCTGCAGAGACCGTGCACCTTCAGGTCCGGGGAAGAGTTCTGACTGCGGTTCAGGAGACCCTTCCTTCAGATAGAACCTGAGTGGCGTTGACCTGGTCGACGTCTGTGCTAACCACAGCTCCAGACCCACCACCGTGGCCAAGGATCCATCATCTGGATGGACGTCTGAACCTAGAGGAGGCGATCCCCCTCACGGTGGTTCCAGGaaccccccaacacacaggGCATCAGTCCAGCCTGAGCCAGGGACTGATGCGAGGGGCCGGGGGGTTCTGCTGCTGAGTATCGGGTCCATTTCTGTCTGAACGTGAGGTTCCTGTGATCTTACACTGCGGACCATGGTCATACTGGTCTGAGGTTTCCAGGTGTTGAAGTGAGGGTCAAACACTTCCACGGTGGTCAGCTCCATagcttcattctctcctccaAGGACGTAGATCAGCCCGTCCAGCTCCACCACGCCAAAGTTCTGGCGAGTCTGTGCACAGAGGTgagacaataaaaagaggtaTGATGCAACTTTCAACCTTTAGCTTCAACGCAAACGTTTGAGacaattattgttttattgccCAAAGTCATTTTTATCTTCTCTGCCCACAGTTGAAGATGAACCCGAGTCGCGGCactactgccccctggtggccgccaCGCCaaataacaacaacattatTTTATTACTAGGTTAAATCTGCAGGTTCAACAAGCACCTTCACCTGTGGAGGGAAGCAGCATCAACCCAGACAAGTGTCCCACCTCACCTGTAGCATCGGGGGTATGGGGGTCCACGTGTTGGAGTCGGGGTCGTATTTCTCGCCGCTGTCCAGGAcagttttgttttcatcagatCCACCCATGACAAACAGAAAGCCCTCTAACAGACCAAAACCGTgttacttcctgttcctgcctgGGTCACActgtggggttagggttagggttagccagcaCTGACCGGCAGCGACCGCGCCGTGGCCGCTACGGGCGATGCTCATTGGCTGCAGCTGGATCCAGGTGCGTCTGTTGGTGTCGTAGAGCGGACACAAGCAGCGCATCAGGGCCGTGGCCGTTCTGCTCCTGCGGGACAGAGGAGCGGAGACGCCGTTCTCAGCCGGTCTGCTTGTGAGGCCGTGGGCCTTGTAGAGGTGATCAGCCACTCACTGACGGTCCTCTCCCCCCACGATGACGATACACTCCGAGTATCCGCGAGGCTTGAAGGTTGCCAGCAGAGCTTCTCCGTGCAGCTGGCCGCGCTCCAGCACCGGCTGGCAGTGGTCTCTGATCACCTCCCTCATCAGCGGCTCCCCCAGAGCCTGGCGGGACATCACCTGCTGAGGCCACTGAGGCACTGGTGCAGACGTGGAGGGCGTGCGGAGGCTCCCTTACCTGCTCTCTCaggtagctcaggtccagaccGTCCATCCACACCGCAGATGTCACTTCCTTCATGTGAGCCTAGGGTTAGGGAGTCAGAGCACAGGAGCACCTCATTCAGACGAAGACCTCCAACGACAGGACGAAACACTTGGTTCGGTCTTTACTCAGCTACCCTGCGATCTTCTGGATCGTGTGCAAACCATCGCACCACGGCCTCCAGGACGTGCTCTTCTTTCCCGATATTCAGTTTTTCCATGGAcagcagctcacacagctgagtgggcgGAAGCTCCCGGAACTCCTCAGAGCGCGCCACGTCTCCGAAATGTGTCTGCAGGAACTCTGTGGCCACGTAGTGGACGTGGTAAAGGCAGTAACGCAGAGAAAAGAGGCGAATTCCAATGCAGTTCTCCGCAGTGATGCAGCTCTCCAGGAACTGGCAGCACAGGGCCTTGAGGTCCGTCAtcaggagcaggtcagaggcCTGGACCATGTCCTGGATGGTCTCTTCATTTAGCGTGATCTTTATGtgagggacagacagacggattGGCCACTGATGACAAACCTCTGGGCACAACATTAAATACTCACGTCGCCACTGAAGATGTACTCCAGGATCTGCTTCATGATGGTCATGGAGACCCCCTGGAGCTCAATTCTGTAAGCAGACCCATCTTGTTTTGGAGGATTGTAGTTCAACTTGGTCCTGATTGGGCACAAAGAGATGAAAACCACCCTGCTTCTGCAGGGCAGCATGGCAGAAGAATCCTTGGGGAGGCAACAGCTGACCTGATGTAGGGACTCGCAGCAGCCAGGATGTTCTTCTGCACCGGGAGCTCCTCTGcacccaccaccagcagcgcATCGTGGAAACTTTGCTCCAGCCAGAAGGTGCGCAGGACCCGGAGCAGTTTCTGGGAGTGTTGTGGGTCTGAAACCTTGCAACTGCTTTCACACTCTGAACTGGACATCTCCGAGTTTGCCTTTGAACACATAGACGAGGGTTTGAAGAAGAAAACGTGTCTTTTATATGTGGAACATTTATCTGCTTGGTGGAGCTGCTGTAGAAACAGGGAAGGCTTCAGCTTAGCTAGTTGCAAAACACCCACGGGCGACAATCACCAACGTCACCAAAGGAAATCTGTCCACCCACGGCAAAACAACATCAGGAAACCGAAGTGTCATCGGAGCTCTACAGCAGCAAAACCCGATGCAGACGTGCGTTTGGAGCCCTGGTGCTCGGCGGCTCGGTTCGCAACTGCGCTGTCTGGTTATTCGATGCCATTTCCCAAATGTCGTTTTCTTACCGGACCGCTGACAGACGTGGGAAGCCTGAACAGAATGTTTCCATGAATGTTCCTCACCTACAGAAGTAATCATGGAAGTGGGCGAGCAGTCCTATACCGTGGTGCGTTCCCTAAACGGGAACTTTTGGTTCTACAACCTTCCGAACCCGAGTGTGTGACTTCCCACGTAATAACTGCGACGTAAACGCTAATTTGGCGTATTTGCGTATGCCTCTACTGCGGTGTCACAGCTCTGGTGAAAATTCAGACAGCAATCTGAATTTTCGGCTTTAATAGATATTGGTGCAAAACGAGGCGGTTTAAATATTTACTTCATTTGAATGCAGCATCGCCGAGCCGGAAGCGAACATTCAAACCGCGTTCCGCTCCCAAAACAACAACCTCGGCGTAAGcaaaatttttaaaaacacttttactgTACATCAAATATTTATACAATCTCTTTGAGTAACTGattttgacacattttacaCTGTTTATTGGCGAAAATAGCGTAAAAAGCGCACTTTGATCGTCATATAATCCGGACGGCAACACCAACCGGAAACCAGAATTCTGTTTCCGGCACTCGCGTCCGGTACCTCGTCTTGTTTGAGTTTAATGGTGTTTCGAAAACAGCAGGGAGATAATAGATCTTGACCACAACATTGATCTTCCATAAAGATAATGCAGGTAATGAAACGAGTGTGTTTTATTCATCAATTCTTGTCTTCGAAGTATCCTTAAATGCGTCGTTGTTTCCTTTTTGCCGAAGATTCTCTCCTTGTGGCGAATTCCCTGATGGAGGAACGGCCGCGCGTGGAATGTTTCCCTGACGGAGTGTAAATAGGGACGCACACTTTGAATCCGCAAACATGCCCGCCCGCAGAAAGCTGCGCCCGTGGATAGAGGAGCTGATCCTGGGCTACGGCACCGAGCGGGGCCGCCCCGGCCGCGGCAGCGGGCCGCTGTGGGCCCGGGTGGCCCGGGTGGAGCAGATGTCCCAGTCCCAGGCTCAGAGCTCCGACTGCCCCCCAGGGCGGCTCCTGCTGTCCGACGGGGTGGTCCTGATCCCTGCCGTCCTGACCACCGCCGCCTGGGAGCGTCTTCAAGAGCAGGAGGACCGAGACAGCTTTGAGGGGCTGGTCAACAGCATGGTGGTTATTATGGACTACCAGCTGCAGTTCCACACGGCCCCGGAGCAGAATAGATCCAGGTTCTTCTTATCGGTGGGGGAACTGGCCATGACCTCAGTGGGGCCACCTGGGAACAAGGTGCCCTGCTGCACAGCTCTGGCCTCGGTCCAGCTGAAGATCTGCCAGACCTGGAAGGACCTGCTGGATGAAAACCTGCAGGATTCCGAGAGCAGCCAGTCGGGGGTGGACCTGTCCATTCTGCTGGGGGAGTGGCAACGTGACTGCTTCCAGGACGTCCTGAGGGACGTAGAGGACAGGCTGGCCAGGCCGCCCTGTGGCCCGCCCAGCCCTCAGCCCTCCACCTCCAGCGCCGGCCCAGGCCCGCCTAAAGCCACGGGCTGGGACGTGGACAGGGTCCGATTCAAGACGGAGGAACCTTTCAGCGTCCCTGTAAAATGGCTCCTCattccagatgttctccagcgGCAGGCTGCAGAGAACGgcccaggtccaggtcctgcGGCGGGGGCGTCCCGGCAGGGCGGCGTCCTGCTGCGGCCTcctgtccagcagagggagccagacCGCCCCGCGGCCGTGGAGCCGGGGCCGGACGCCGGGGACAAGCTCCTCCCCCCTGCAGAAGACGCGCCCGGCGACCACAGCGTCGGACCCCTGTCCAACCCCTGGGACATCTTCACCCCCCCGGGCGAGTCGCCCTGCTCCTCCGGCGCTTCTCGAGGAGAAACGCCCACTGGGGTCTGTCCCAGCCCCCCCGCTGCCCCCCCGCCCGCCACGCCGCTGCAGTCAGAACACAGCGGTTTACCGCCGTACCAGGACCCGCCTCCACTGGACCCCCACGCCACCGCCGTGGGGGTCTCTACCGGAGCGTCGCCCGGGCCgcccacagagcagcagcccagCACCGGACAGCTTCCTGTCCCAGAGGAAACGGGTGACAGGAAGCTCAGGAGAAAGAGACGCCGgccagcgggggaggggggcgccgggaccagcagcagccccccGTCCTGGCTGTTCGACACCCAGACACACGGGGGGGGGCCCGGGAGGAGCACCGGCACCACAGCGTCCTCAGGAAGACTCCCAGCGTTCACAGCGATGGCAGGTCCTTCTCGTACTCGTACCGGGCGtcgggtcagaaccagcaggaccTCAGTCGCTTCAAGGTCCGGGCAGCCTGGCTGCAGTGGGCTCTCAGGTACCTCCTCCGGCCTGAGAAGAACCCAGGTCCAGTCTTTGATCAGGGCTCCTCTGGACAGACTGGCTGCACGACGTGAGCTCAAGCGGAGTCTTGTTCTCGCGAGACATGGACGTGGATCACGTGTGACTAATTAGAATGCAGCACTTCTCTGATCGGCCACGCGGTGGCGCCAAAGAGTcgcttttgttttcctttgacGCACCTGTGACACCGACCCACAGCTTGtactggttccactggttctactgggcctGGTCGTGTAGAAgcactggttctactgggcctGGTAGTCTAGATGCAcaggttatactgggacagagcataaatatactggttatactgggacagaataaaTGTACTGGTTCTCCTGGGACAGAGAATAAATATACTGGTTctactggttctactgggcctGGTAGTGTAGAAgcactggttctactgggacagagaataaatatactggttatactgggacagaccaTAAacatactggttatactgggacagaataaatatactgggacagaataaatatactggttatactgggacagaataaatatactggttatactgggacagagcataaatatactggttctactgggacagagcaTAAATATaatggttatactgggacagaataattatactgggacagagaataaatatactggttatactgggacagcgcataaatatactggttatactgggacagaataaatatactggttctactgggacagagcataaatatactggttatactgggacagaataaatatactgggacagaataaatatactggttatactgggacataataaatatactggttatactgggacagagcaTAAATATaaggttatactgggacagaataaatatactggttatactgggacagaataaatatactgggacagaataaatatactggttatactgggacagaataaatatactgggacagaataaaTATACTGGTTCTAGTGGGACAGAGCATAaatatactggttatactgggacagaataattatactgggacagagcataaatatactggttatactgggacagaataattatactgggacagagcataaatatactggttatactgggacagggaggatagatggacttgttctactgggacagaataaatataatggttatactgggacagaataaatatactgggacagaataaaTATACTGGTTCTAGTGGGACAGAGCATAaatatactggttatactgggacagaataattatactgggacagagcataaatatactggttatactgggacagggaggatagatggacttgttctactgggacagaataaatatactggttctactgggacagagcataaatatactggttatactgggacagaataaatatactggttctactgggacagagaggatagatggactggttctactgggacagagaggacagagggactggttctactgggacagagaggacagagggactggttctactgggccagagaggagatggactggttctactgggccagagaggacagagggactggttctactgggacagagaggacagagggactggttctactgggacagagggactggttctactgggacagaggggagagggactggttctactgggacagcataaatatactggttctactgggacagaggggagagggactggttctactgggacagagaggatagagggactggttctactgggacagaggggagatggactggttctactgggacagagaggatagagggactggttctactgggacagagaggacagagggactggttctactgggacagagaggacagagggactggttctactgggacagagaggatagagggactggttctactgggacagaggggagagggactggttctactgggacagaggatagagggactggttctactgggacagcataaatatactggttctactgggccagagacagagaggctgtCCTGGCTGTTGTTGTTCCCAGTAGCCCCAGAACGGGCCGTTGGTCCCAGGGCGGGCGGGCGTGCTgccaggttctgctgctccgttTATCCACGGGCCGGTTCTGTAAGCAGGCTGCAGCTGGGAGCACTTGTGAAGTTGTTATAATCCTCCTCTGACCcataaacaggaaaataagGAACATAAAGCATCTCCGTCACGTCACAAATAATCCCACACAGTCCTTGTAAGGCCACAGGGAGCGGGCCAGAGGTTCCTCAGAGGTTCCCCGGAGGTTCCCCAGAGGTTCCTCAGCCCCAACTCCTGGGCCAGGCCCACTCCCAGCtggaccttctcctcctcatgtgAAGAACCTCTCTGGCCGTTTTTACAACATCAAAGCTTTGATTCTGACAGACATCTGAAGAAAGTGTTCCCAGACATCAAAGCTGCGTCCAGACGCCACGAGGAGCGGCGCGCGGAGCGGCGCGGGGAGCGGGGAGCCGTCCCGTCCCGCTCCGGTCCGGTCCGCAGCGGTTCCGAGATGTTTGTTGGTTCTGAGAGCGCGGCTCCGCGTCAGGAGGACGCGAGATTTCAAACAGCGCATCAGAGCGTTTATGGATCGGCTGCCCGGAAATCTTTCCAAATAAACACAGCTTGGTTCGGCCTGGGTGGGCGGcccggcccccccccccccggccccggCCCGGCCCCGGCCCGGCGCCGCGCGGGGGGGTCAGCGCAATGAAACCGTAATTAATGTGGGTGGGCTGAGAACGGCGCAGACTGTTTATGATGGACAATTTATTCCTGCGTCCAAAGTCAACAGAGcacagcagcctccagcagcgGACGGTGGGGCCCCCGTGA
This window harbors:
- the gan gene encoding gigaxonin isoform X2, which produces MSSSECESSCKVSDPQHSQKLLRVLRTFWLEQSFHDALLVVGAEELPVQKNILAAASPYIRTKLNYNPPKQDGSAYRIELQGVSMTIMKQILEYIFSGDITLNEETIQDMVQASDLLLMTDLKALCCQFLESCITAENCIGIRLFSLRYCLYHVHYVATEFLQTHFGDVARSEEFRELPPTQLCELLSMEKLNIGKEEHVLEAVVRWFAHDPEDRRAHMKEVTSAVWMDGLDLSYLREQALGEPLMREVIRDHCQPVLERGQLHGEALLATFKPRGYSECIVIVGGEDRQSRTATALMRCLCPLYDTNRRTWIQLQPMSIARSGHGAVAAEGFLFVMGGSDENKTVLDSGEKYDPDSNTWTPIPPMLQTRQNFGVVELDGLIYVLGGENEAMELTTVEVFDPHFNTWKPQTSMTMVRSVGCYASMNKKIYAISGGSYGKLFDSVECFDPKTQQWTGLCPLKERRFGSVACGIGQELYVFGGVRSQETQNPEHRQMMTCKSEFYHEEMRRWMVLDDQNLCIQTSSSFIYGALPIRGDIYVVGDLDTGTHFDYIREFRRSTGRWHRTMPMLASDLSKPACAALRFANCRLFHLQLRQGTFRLRV
- the gan gene encoding gigaxonin isoform X1, translated to MLHSNEANSEMSSSECESSCKVSDPQHSQKLLRVLRTFWLEQSFHDALLVVGAEELPVQKNILAAASPYIRTKLNYNPPKQDGSAYRIELQGVSMTIMKQILEYIFSGDITLNEETIQDMVQASDLLLMTDLKALCCQFLESCITAENCIGIRLFSLRYCLYHVHYVATEFLQTHFGDVARSEEFRELPPTQLCELLSMEKLNIGKEEHVLEAVVRWFAHDPEDRRAHMKEVTSAVWMDGLDLSYLREQALGEPLMREVIRDHCQPVLERGQLHGEALLATFKPRGYSECIVIVGGEDRQSRTATALMRCLCPLYDTNRRTWIQLQPMSIARSGHGAVAAEGFLFVMGGSDENKTVLDSGEKYDPDSNTWTPIPPMLQTRQNFGVVELDGLIYVLGGENEAMELTTVEVFDPHFNTWKPQTSMTMVRSVGCYASMNKKIYAISGGSYGKLFDSVECFDPKTQQWTGLCPLKERRFGSVACGIGQELYVFGGVRSQETQNPEHRQMMTCKSEFYHEEMRRWMVLDDQNLCIQTSSSFIYGALPIRGDIYVVGDLDTGTHFDYIREFRRSTGRWHRTMPMLASDLSKPACAALRFANCRLFHLQLRQGTFRLRV
- the acd gene encoding adrenocortical dysplasia protein homolog; the protein is MPARRKLRPWIEELILGYGTERGRPGRGSGPLWARVARVEQMSQSQAQSSDCPPGRLLLSDGVVLIPAVLTTAAWERLQEQEDRDSFEGLVNSMVVIMDYQLQFHTAPEQNRSRFFLSVGELAMTSVGPPGNKVPCCTALASVQLKICQTWKDLLDENLQDSESSQSGVDLSILLGEWQRDCFQDVLRDVEDRLARPPCGPPSPQPSTSSAGPGPPKATGWDVDRVRFKTEEPFSVPVKWLLIPDVLQRQAAENGPGPGPAAGASRQGGVLLRPPVQQREPDRPAAVEPGPDAGDKLLPPAEDAPGDHSVGPLSNPWDIFTPPGESPCSSGASRGETPTGVCPSPPAAPPPATPLQSEHSGLPPYQDPPPLDPHATAVGVSTGASPGPPTEQQPSTGQLPVPEETGDRKLRRKRRRPAGEGGAGTSSSPPSWLFDTQTHGGGPGRSTGTTASSGRLPAFTAMAGPSRTRTGRRVRTSRTSVASRSGQPGCSGLSGTSSGLRRTQVQSLIRAPLDRLAARRELKRSLVLARHGRGSRVTN